In Polaribacter sp. L3A8, a genomic segment contains:
- a CDS encoding sugar-binding domain-containing protein yields the protein MKFCTIVKSFTICFTILFFISCGNKKENSIDLSGKWSFQVDSLDQGITEQWYQSQFKETITLPGSMNTNGKGDELSVKTKWTGNIWDNDSVWYKDAKMAKYRQKGNIKLPFWLTPNKKYTGAAWYQKKVTIPSDWKDKKIDLHLERVHWESTVWVDAIKIGMQNSLATAHDYSLGAALTAGEHTITIRVDNRVKDIDVGKDAHSISDNTQSNWNGIIGDIKLIAKPKIAIGNVKLYPNVTDKKVKVVIQIENLTKENQTAKLTLIANEKFVEGNSLNTLKEEITISGNNEVVLHYDMGDSPKLWDEFNPNVYQMQITLDSKSGTDRKNIDFGMREFKANGKVFTINGRQTFLRGTLESAIFPLTGYPPTDVASWKSIYKVIKNHGLNHVRFHSWSPPEAAFIAADEEGIYLQVEASAWATVGDDKPIDGWLYKEGEDIINAYGNHPSFVLMTHGNEPHGKNSKEYLRDYVNHFKDLDNRRLYTSGANWPYIDNLDYFNGGAPRIQAWNQNLKSIINAQPPQTLFDWSTHINKTPMPYVSHEIGQWCVYPNFEEMSKYTGVLKPKNFEIFQESLAENGMADLAKQFLMASGKLQTLCYKADIEAALRTKDMAGFQLLDLHDFPGQGTALVGVLDAFWGEKGYVSPEEFKAFSGQTVALARFPKRTFKNTDTLKVAIEVAHFGEKTLKNVTPKWSLTNIDNTVFAEGNLVEKDIEIGNGTQLGEISLSLLKIEKARKLTLSIDVNEFKNTWDLWVYPNKIPAITNENIVKVVNKLDASTVNYLQKGGNVLFNITKGDIAADKGGDIGIGFSSIFWNTSWTNGQKPHTLGILCDPKNPALADFPTEYHSNWQWWDAMTNSNAIILDDLPKMTPIVRVVDDWFKNRRLGLVFEAKVGKGKIIISGIDLHTNLESRLEAKQLLYSLKKYMTTSEFNPEVTLEINQIKSLLK from the coding sequence ATGAAATTTTGCACCATCGTAAAATCCTTTACTATTTGTTTTACAATTCTCTTTTTTATTTCCTGTGGAAATAAAAAAGAGAACAGCATCGATTTATCAGGTAAATGGAGTTTTCAGGTTGATTCTTTAGATCAAGGTATTACAGAGCAATGGTATCAAAGTCAATTTAAAGAAACCATAACATTACCTGGTTCTATGAACACAAATGGAAAAGGTGATGAGTTAAGTGTTAAAACAAAATGGACTGGTAATATTTGGGACAATGATAGTGTTTGGTACAAAGATGCAAAAATGGCTAAATACAGACAAAAAGGAAATATTAAGCTTCCTTTTTGGTTAACCCCTAACAAAAAATATACAGGAGCAGCTTGGTATCAGAAAAAGGTAACGATTCCATCTGACTGGAAGGATAAAAAAATAGATTTACATTTAGAGAGAGTGCATTGGGAATCTACAGTTTGGGTAGATGCTATAAAAATAGGGATGCAGAATAGTTTAGCCACAGCACATGATTATAGTTTAGGAGCTGCATTAACTGCCGGAGAACATACCATAACGATAAGGGTAGATAATAGGGTAAAAGATATTGATGTTGGAAAAGATGCACATAGTATTTCTGATAACACTCAAAGTAATTGGAACGGAATTATTGGAGATATAAAACTAATAGCAAAACCTAAAATAGCAATAGGTAATGTAAAATTATACCCTAATGTTACTGATAAAAAGGTAAAAGTTGTTATTCAGATTGAAAACCTCACCAAAGAAAACCAAACAGCAAAGTTAACTTTAATTGCCAACGAAAAATTTGTAGAAGGCAATTCTTTAAATACTTTAAAAGAAGAAATTACAATTAGCGGAAATAATGAGGTTGTTTTACATTATGATATGGGTGATAGCCCAAAGCTTTGGGATGAATTTAATCCCAATGTGTATCAAATGCAAATTACTTTAGATTCCAAATCGGGTACAGATAGAAAAAACATCGATTTTGGAATGAGAGAATTTAAGGCAAATGGAAAAGTCTTTACCATTAATGGAAGGCAAACTTTTTTAAGAGGAACCTTAGAAAGTGCTATTTTTCCATTAACAGGTTATCCACCAACCGATGTTGCTTCTTGGAAGAGTATTTACAAAGTAATTAAAAATCATGGTTTAAATCATGTGCGTTTTCATTCTTGGAGTCCACCAGAAGCTGCTTTTATTGCTGCAGATGAAGAAGGAATTTATTTACAAGTAGAGGCTTCTGCTTGGGCTACTGTTGGCGATGATAAACCAATTGATGGATGGCTCTATAAAGAAGGAGAGGATATTATAAATGCATACGGAAATCATCCTTCATTTGTATTGATGACGCATGGAAACGAACCACATGGAAAGAATAGTAAAGAGTATTTAAGAGACTATGTAAATCATTTTAAAGATTTAGATAATAGAAGATTATATACTAGTGGCGCAAATTGGCCATATATAGATAATCTAGATTACTTTAATGGTGGAGCACCAAGAATTCAAGCTTGGAATCAAAATTTAAAAAGTATTATAAATGCACAACCTCCTCAAACGTTATTTGATTGGAGTACGCATATTAACAAAACTCCAATGCCTTATGTAAGTCACGAGATTGGTCAGTGGTGTGTGTATCCTAATTTTGAAGAAATGTCTAAATATACAGGCGTTTTAAAACCTAAAAACTTTGAAATATTTCAAGAGTCTTTGGCAGAAAATGGAATGGCAGATTTAGCTAAACAATTTTTAATGGCTTCTGGTAAATTACAAACCTTATGTTACAAAGCCGATATAGAAGCAGCTTTAAGAACTAAAGATATGGCTGGATTTCAATTGTTAGATTTACACGATTTTCCAGGTCAAGGAACTGCACTTGTTGGGGTTTTAGATGCATTTTGGGGAGAAAAAGGATATGTATCTCCAGAAGAGTTTAAAGCATTTAGTGGTCAAACAGTTGCTTTAGCGCGTTTTCCAAAAAGAACATTTAAAAATACAGATACTTTAAAAGTAGCTATTGAAGTTGCACATTTTGGTGAAAAAACATTGAAAAATGTAACACCTAAATGGTCTTTAACAAACATTGATAATACTGTTTTTGCAGAAGGAAATTTAGTTGAAAAAGATATTGAAATCGGAAACGGAACTCAATTAGGAGAAATCAGTTTATCACTTTTAAAAATTGAAAAAGCAAGAAAACTGACACTTTCTATTGATGTGAACGAGTTTAAGAATACTTGGGATTTATGGGTGTATCCGAATAAAATACCAGCAATTACAAATGAAAATATTGTAAAAGTTGTAAATAAATTAGATGCATCAACGGTTAATTATCTTCAAAAAGGAGGTAATGTTTTATTTAACATTACAAAAGGAGATATAGCAGCAGATAAAGGTGGTGATATTGGGATTGGTTTTTCAAGTATTTTTTGGAATACCTCGTGGACAAATGGTCAAAAACCACATACTTTGGGTATTCTGTGTGATCCTAAAAATCCGGCTTTAGCAGATTTTCCAACAGAATATCATTCTAATTGGCAATGGTGGGACGCTATGACAAATTCTAATGCAATTATTTTAGATGATTTACCAAAAATGACTCCAATTGTAAGAGTGGTTGATGATTGGTTTAAAAACCGAAGACTAGGGTTGGTCTTTGAAGCAAAAGTTGGCAAAGGGAAAATCATCATTTCTGGAATCGATTTACACACAAATTTAGAATCAAGATTAGAGGCAAAACAACTCTTGTACAGTTTAAAAAAATACATGACAACATCTGAATTTAATCCAGAAGTTACGTTAGAAATTAATCAAATTAAGAGTTTGTTAAAATAA
- a CDS encoding SGNH/GDSL hydrolase family protein, with product MKKWPNNKSVNLVFHGHSVPTGYTTKGVVDRLSAYPFRTLKKVNDYYPYSVVNTITTSIGGEQSEQGAKRFKEEVLSYRPDVLFIDYALNDRGIGLERAKIAWEQMIVEALEYGTKVILLTPTPDLREDISSEETKLAKHSAQIRALAKKYNVGLIDSYVLFKKLAKKQPLVGYMSQNNHINQKGHQFVADVIFEYFKL from the coding sequence ATGAAAAAGTGGCCAAATAATAAGTCTGTAAATTTAGTTTTTCATGGACATTCTGTACCAACAGGATATACTACCAAAGGTGTTGTAGATCGTTTAAGCGCATATCCTTTTAGAACCTTAAAAAAGGTAAATGATTATTATCCTTACTCTGTAGTAAATACAATTACAACGTCTATTGGTGGTGAGCAATCTGAACAAGGAGCAAAAAGATTTAAAGAAGAAGTTTTAAGCTACAGACCAGATGTACTTTTTATAGACTATGCTTTAAATGACAGAGGAATAGGTTTAGAAAGAGCAAAAATAGCTTGGGAACAAATGATTGTTGAAGCACTAGAATATGGAACAAAAGTAATTTTATTAACTCCAACCCCAGATTTAAGAGAAGATATTTCATCCGAAGAAACAAAACTAGCAAAACATAGTGCTCAAATTAGAGCACTGGCAAAAAAATATAATGTTGGTTTAATTGATAGTTATGTACTATTTAAAAAATTAGCAAAAAAACAACCCTTAGTTGGTTATATGTCTCAAAACAATCATATAAATCAGAAAGGACATCAGTTTGTAGCAGATGTAATTTTTGAATATTTTAAATTATAA
- a CDS encoding sugar porter family MFS transporter yields MEINHQTQTESNKFNFRYLLFLALASAMGGFLFGYDWVVIGGAKPFYELYFNISDMPTLQGWAMSSALIGCIFGAIISGFAADRFGRKNPLIFAAVLFTLSAFGTGYVDNFTPFIFYRLLGGLGIGLASTLSPMYIAEIAPAKYRGQFVAINQLTLVIGILVAQIANFLISDPVLDEATMLDSWNGQTGWRWMFWAEIIPAILFFVLMFLVPKSPRFLMKMNNVVAAKKVLAKIGGNSYAEEEIKSIALTLKESGSVKIKFSDFKSPKVKPILIIGIVLAIFQQWCGINIIFNYAEEIFTAAGYSVGDMLFNIVITGSVNLIFTIIAMRTVDSWGRRKLMLFGSIGLGVVYAILGGAYYMQYTGWPVLVLVLTAIAIYSMSLAPITWVVLSEIFPNKIRGVAMSIATFSLWVASFILTFTFPILNDALGASGTFWVYSIICVLGFLFIKKKLPETKGKSLEEIEAELTKDK; encoded by the coding sequence ATGGAAATCAATCATCAAACACAAACAGAAAGTAATAAATTTAATTTTAGATACTTGCTTTTTTTAGCATTAGCTTCTGCAATGGGAGGGTTTTTATTTGGTTATGACTGGGTGGTAATTGGTGGTGCAAAACCATTTTACGAGTTATATTTTAATATTAGTGATATGCCAACTCTACAAGGTTGGGCAATGAGTAGTGCTTTAATAGGTTGTATTTTCGGAGCCATAATTTCGGGTTTTGCTGCAGATCGTTTTGGACGTAAAAATCCTTTAATTTTTGCAGCTGTATTGTTTACATTATCTGCTTTTGGTACTGGTTATGTAGATAATTTTACACCCTTTATTTTTTATAGATTATTAGGTGGTTTAGGTATTGGGTTGGCTTCTACATTATCACCAATGTATATCGCAGAAATTGCACCAGCAAAGTATAGGGGGCAATTTGTTGCTATTAATCAACTTACCTTAGTAATTGGGATTTTAGTAGCACAAATAGCTAATTTTTTAATTTCAGATCCAGTTTTAGATGAAGCTACTATGCTAGATTCTTGGAATGGTCAAACTGGTTGGAGATGGATGTTTTGGGCAGAAATAATTCCAGCTATCTTATTCTTTGTGTTAATGTTTTTAGTACCTAAAAGTCCTCGTTTTTTAATGAAAATGAATAATGTAGTTGCAGCTAAAAAAGTATTAGCTAAAATTGGAGGAAATTCTTATGCAGAAGAGGAAATTAAAAGTATTGCTTTAACCCTAAAAGAAAGTGGAAGTGTTAAAATTAAATTTTCAGATTTTAAAAGTCCTAAAGTAAAACCCATTTTAATTATAGGTATTGTTTTGGCAATTTTTCAACAATGGTGTGGAATAAACATCATTTTTAATTATGCTGAAGAAATTTTTACAGCTGCTGGTTATAGTGTTGGAGATATGTTATTCAATATTGTAATTACCGGAAGTGTAAATCTAATTTTTACCATAATTGCAATGAGAACAGTAGATAGCTGGGGTAGAAGAAAATTAATGCTTTTTGGTTCTATTGGTTTAGGGGTTGTATATGCTATTTTAGGGGGTGCTTATTATATGCAGTATACAGGTTGGCCTGTTTTGGTATTGGTATTAACAGCAATAGCTATTTATTCGATGTCTTTAGCACCAATTACTTGGGTTGTTTTGTCAGAGATTTTTCCAAATAAAATAAGAGGAGTTGCAATGTCTATAGCAACATTTTCATTATGGGTTGCATCCTTTATATTAACATTCACTTTTCCAATATTAAATGATGCTTTAGGTGCTTCTGGTACTTTTTGGGTATATAGTATTATTTGTGTTTTAGGGTTTTTATTCATCAAAAAGAAATTACCAGAAACCAAAGGGAAAAGTTTAGAAGAAATTGAAGCAGAATTAACAAAAGACAAGTAA
- a CDS encoding sulfatase, whose product MIILNACKTKGTISKEEKKRPNILFIVADDLGAHDLSYAGSTYYETPNIDAIANEGVEFTQGYAAAQVCSPSRASLMTGQHTARHGVTDWIGALTGETWGERKNTKVLPPEYVNAISEDNITIAEAFKEGGYKTFFAGKWHIGDVSYGPESNGFDINIGGWEVGSPKGGYYAPWNNPKLDYKYKGENLTKRLALETADFMSENKDEPFFAMLSFYAVHGPIETTQEKWNKYRNKAEAQGIPEKGFEMERILPIRTVQDNPVYAGLVESMDDAVGVVLNRLKELGLDKNTIIVFTSDNGGVASGDAFSTTNFPLRGGKGYQWEGGIREPYLIKAPMLKNSPKAVSYPVSGVDFYPTLLDLAGVALNPKQIIDGVSLVPLLKGESLEDRALFWHYPHYGNQGGEPVSIIRKNEFKLIHYYEDGKDELYNLNTDPKELNDVSSSNLEITKKLRAELDEYLKNVDAKVPTTNKNYDAKKATELQENRKTKMMQSLEKQRKDFLKKDFKPNEDWYNSSLTKD is encoded by the coding sequence GTGATTATTTTAAACGCTTGTAAGACAAAAGGCACTATTTCAAAAGAAGAAAAGAAAAGACCTAATATTCTTTTTATTGTAGCAGATGATTTAGGTGCGCATGATTTAAGTTATGCAGGAAGTACTTATTATGAAACACCAAATATAGACGCAATTGCAAATGAAGGTGTAGAATTTACACAAGGGTATGCTGCTGCCCAAGTATGTAGCCCTTCAAGAGCCAGTTTAATGACGGGTCAACATACAGCAAGACATGGTGTTACTGATTGGATTGGTGCTCTAACAGGCGAGACTTGGGGTGAAAGAAAAAACACAAAAGTTTTACCACCAGAATACGTAAACGCAATTTCAGAAGATAATATTACCATAGCAGAAGCATTTAAAGAAGGTGGTTACAAAACATTTTTTGCAGGAAAATGGCATATAGGGGACGTATCTTATGGACCAGAAAGTAATGGTTTTGATATTAATATTGGAGGTTGGGAAGTTGGTAGCCCCAAAGGAGGTTATTATGCACCTTGGAATAATCCAAAATTAGATTATAAATATAAGGGCGAAAACTTAACAAAAAGACTCGCTTTAGAAACCGCAGACTTTATGTCTGAGAATAAAGACGAGCCATTTTTTGCAATGTTATCTTTTTATGCAGTTCATGGTCCAATAGAAACTACACAAGAAAAATGGAACAAATATAGAAACAAGGCAGAAGCGCAAGGAATACCAGAAAAAGGTTTTGAAATGGAGCGTATTTTGCCAATAAGAACTGTTCAAGACAATCCTGTTTATGCAGGTTTAGTAGAATCTATGGATGATGCTGTGGGTGTTGTTTTAAATAGATTAAAAGAATTAGGTTTAGATAAAAACACAATTATAGTTTTCACTTCAGATAATGGAGGTGTTGCAAGTGGAGATGCATTTTCTACTACAAATTTTCCATTAAGAGGAGGAAAAGGTTATCAATGGGAAGGTGGTATTAGAGAGCCATATTTAATTAAAGCCCCAATGTTAAAAAATTCTCCAAAAGCCGTTAGCTACCCAGTTTCTGGAGTAGATTTTTATCCTACGCTTTTAGATTTAGCTGGTGTAGCATTAAACCCTAAGCAAATTATAGATGGTGTTAGTTTAGTGCCTTTATTAAAAGGAGAATCTTTAGAGGATAGAGCCTTATTTTGGCATTATCCACATTATGGAAATCAAGGAGGTGAGCCAGTAAGTATTATCAGGAAAAATGAATTTAAATTGATTCATTATTATGAAGATGGAAAAGATGAATTATATAATTTAAATACTGATCCTAAAGAATTAAATGATGTTTCTTCTTCAAATTTAGAAATAACAAAAAAATTAAGAGCAGAATTAGATGAGTATTTAAAAAATGTAGATGCAAAAGTACCTACTACAAATAAAAACTACGATGCAAAAAAAGCTACTGAATTGCAAGAAAATAGAAAAACGAAAATGATGCAAAGTTTAGAAAAGCAACGTAAAGATTTTTTAAAGAAAGACTTTAAACCAAATGAAGATTGGTATAACAGTAGTTTAACCAAAGACTAA
- a CDS encoding RagB/SusD family nutrient uptake outer membrane protein: MRKNIIDKKILEARFLRAYIYFDMVKRYGGVPLITKVQKADDPEEELFPKRAKEQEIYDFIYTELNDIIGKFSDDRTGAEGRVDKYTALALQSRAMLYAASIAKFGEVDLDAVVGINSSLTEQYYKRSYDASVALEKSGVFSLYNASPSDKVKNFGDLFLTDGLGNPEVIFAEVYEPIVRGHNLDYLAHPDGFNTTWNSNFPVLYDFAELFEYKDGRQNVPRSMLTANNDWDIKDFFGEKDPRFVASVFFPQTSWRGEEVYFHTNTTYTLNGQVVTTNQGNIDVNGATWPASGPARSIRNTSLLLRKRLDPNLPLSGVIELGSGQDFFVFRYGEILLNKAEAAFYLNNSGEALDAINEIRDRAGMPLRTIATEENIRLERQVELAFEDHRFWDLVRWRTAVEEMDGVRMSGLVFRYNLDTDRYVITLKNAETQTRIFGKERYYLPISQGLISDNENLVQNPGY; this comes from the coding sequence TTGAGAAAGAATATAATTGATAAAAAAATACTGGAAGCAAGATTTTTAAGAGCTTATATCTATTTTGATATGGTAAAAAGATATGGAGGTGTTCCGTTAATAACAAAGGTTCAAAAAGCAGATGACCCTGAAGAAGAATTGTTTCCAAAGCGTGCAAAAGAACAAGAAATATATGATTTTATTTATACGGAACTTAATGATATTATAGGTAAATTTTCTGATGATAGAACTGGAGCAGAAGGTAGAGTTGATAAATATACAGCTCTAGCACTACAAAGTAGAGCAATGCTTTATGCAGCGAGTATCGCAAAATTTGGTGAAGTTGATTTAGATGCTGTTGTTGGTATTAATTCATCTTTAACAGAGCAGTATTATAAAAGAAGTTACGACGCTTCTGTAGCTTTAGAGAAAAGTGGAGTATTTAGTCTTTATAATGCAAGTCCAAGTGACAAAGTGAAAAATTTTGGAGATTTATTTTTAACAGATGGTTTAGGTAATCCAGAGGTAATTTTTGCAGAAGTATACGAGCCAATAGTAAGAGGTCATAATTTAGATTACTTAGCGCATCCAGATGGTTTTAATACTACCTGGAACTCTAATTTCCCTGTACTGTATGATTTTGCTGAGTTATTTGAGTATAAAGATGGAAGACAAAATGTACCAAGATCTATGCTTACAGCAAATAATGATTGGGATATAAAAGATTTTTTCGGAGAAAAAGATCCTAGATTTGTAGCTTCAGTATTTTTTCCTCAAACTAGTTGGAGGGGAGAAGAAGTTTACTTTCATACAAACACTACTTACACTTTAAACGGACAAGTTGTAACAACAAATCAAGGTAATATAGACGTAAATGGTGCTACTTGGCCTGCATCTGGACCTGCAAGATCTATTAGAAATACATCTCTTCTATTAAGAAAAAGGTTAGATCCAAATTTACCACTTTCTGGTGTTATTGAGTTAGGGTCTGGGCAAGATTTTTTTGTATTTAGATATGGTGAAATCCTTCTTAATAAAGCGGAAGCTGCTTTTTATTTAAATAATAGTGGAGAAGCTCTAGATGCCATTAATGAAATTAGAGATCGTGCTGGTATGCCTCTTAGAACTATTGCTACAGAAGAAAATATTAGGTTAGAAAGACAAGTAGAATTAGCTTTTGAAGACCATAGGTTTTGGGATTTAGTTAGATGGAGAACAGCAGTTGAAGAAATGGATGGAGTAAGGATGTCTGGATTGGTTTTTAGGTATAATTTAGATACAGATAGATATGTGATTACTTTAAAAAATGCAGAAACTCAAACGAGAATATTTGGAAAAGAACGTTATTATTTACCAATCTCACAAGGACTTATAAGTGATAATGAAAATTTAGTACAAAATCCTGGTTATTAA